In Notolabrus celidotus isolate fNotCel1 chromosome 10, fNotCel1.pri, whole genome shotgun sequence, one DNA window encodes the following:
- the kpna3 gene encoding importin subunit alpha-4 isoform X1, with translation MAENAGLENHRIKSFKNKGRDVETMRRHRNEVTVELRKNKRDEHLLKKRNVPQEESLEDSDVDSDFKGQNVTLDAILQNATSDNAVIQLSAVQAARKLLSSDRNPPIDDLIKSGILPILVNCLERDDNPSLQFEAAWALTNIASGTSAQTQAVVKSNAVPLFLRLLHSPHQNVCEQAVWALGNIIGDGPQCRDYVISLGVVKPLLSFINPSIPITFLRNVTWVIVNLCRNKDPPPPMETVQEILPALCVLIYHTDINILVDTVWALSYLTDGGNEQIQMVIDSGVVPFLVPLLSHQEVKVQTAALRAVGNIVTGTDEQTQVVLNCDVLSHFPNLLTHPKEKINKEAVWFLSNITAGNQQQVQAVIDAGLIPMIIHQLAKGDFGTQKEAAWAISNLTISGRKDQVEFLVEQNVTPPFCNLLSVKDSQVVQVVLDGLKNILIMAGDEASTIAEIIEECGGLEKIENLQQHENEDIYKLAFEIIDQYFSGDDIDEDPSLIPDTTQGGTFNFDPASNMQTKEFNF, from the exons AACAAACGAGACGAACATCTACTGAAGAAGAGAAATGTCCCGCAGGAGGAGAGTCTGGAGGACTCTGATGTCGACTCAGACTTCAAAGGA CAAAATGTTACGCTTGATGCCATCCTACAG AATGCTACGAGTGATAACGCCGTAATCCAGCTCAGTGCTGTACAGGCAGCCAG AAAACTGCTTTCGAGTGACAGAAACCCTCCGATCGACGACTTGATAAAGTCTGGCATCCTGCCTATTTTAGTCAATTGCCTGGAAAGGGACGACAA CCCCTCTCTTCAGTTCGAGGCAGCTTGGGCTCTGACCAACATTGCCTCTGGGACGTCAGCACAGACTCAGGCTGTGGTTAAATCCA atGCAGTGCCACTGTTCCTGCGACTGCTGCACTCTCCCCATCAGAACGTCTGTGAACAGGCTGTATGGGCTTTGGGAAACATTATAG GTGATGGTCCACAGTGCAGGGACTATGTCATCTCCCTGGGCGTGGTCAAGCCACTGCTGTCTTTCATAAACCCATCGATCCCCATCACCTTCCTCCGTAATGTCACCTGGGTCATCGTTAACCTCTGCCGCAACAAGGATCCACCACCGCCCATGGAGACTGTGCAAGAG ATATTGCCAGCCCTCTGTGTGCTAATATATCACACCGATATAAAT atccTAGTAGACACAGTGTGGGCTCTGTCATATCTGACGGACGGCGGCAACGAGCAGATTCAAATGGTCATTGATTCTGGAGTCGTTCCATTTCTTGTGCCTCTCCTCAGCCACCAGGAGGTCAAAGTTCAG ACAGCGGCTCTGAGGGCAGTGGGTAACATCGTGACAGGGACAGATGAGCAGACACAGGTCGTGCTCAACTGTGATGTCCTCTCACACTTCCCCAACCTGCTCACACACCCTAAAGAGAAGATCAACAAG GAAGCAGTCTGGTTCCTGTCCAACATTACAGCTGGGAATCAGCAGCAGGTCCAAGCTGTGATCGACGCTGGACTCATTCCAATGATTATTCACCAACTGGCTAAG ggcgACTTTGGCACTCAGAAGGAGGCAGCATGGGCCATCAGCAACCTCACCATCAGTGGGAGAAAAGACCAG GTGGAGTTCCTGGTTGAGCAGAATGTCACCCCTCCGTTCTGTAACCTGCTGTCAGTGAAGGACTCACAGGTGGTGCAGGTTGTCCTGGACGGCCTGAAGAacatcctcatcatggcaggaGATGAGGCCAGCACTATCGCCGAGATCATAGAGGAGTGTGGAG gtTTGGAGAAGATAGAAAACCTACAGCAGCATGAGAATGAGGATATCTACAAACTAGCATTTGAGATTATTGATCAGTACTTTTCAGGAGATGAT ATCGATGAAGATCCCAGCTTGATCCCCGACACCACTCAAGGAGGGACATTCAACTTCGATCCAGCTTccaacatgcaaacaaaagAGTTTAATTTCTAA
- the kpna3 gene encoding importin subunit alpha-4 isoform X2, which yields MAENAGLENHRIKSFKNKGRDVETMRRHRNEVTVELRKNKRDEHLLKKRNVPQEESLEDSDVDSDFKGQNVTLDAILQNATSDNAVIQLSAVQAARKLLSSDRNPPIDDLIKSGILPILVNCLERDDNPSLQFEAAWALTNIASGTSAQTQAVVKSNAVPLFLRLLHSPHQNVCEQAVWALGNIIGDGPQCRDYVISLGVVKPLLSFINPSIPITFLRNVTWVIVNLCRNKDPPPPMETVQEILPALCVLIYHTDINILVDTVWALSYLTDGGNEQIQMVIDSGVVPFLVPLLSHQEVKVQTAALRAVGNIVTGTDEQTQVVLNCDVLSHFPNLLTHPKEKINKEAVWFLSNITAGNQQQVQAVIDAGLIPMIIHQLAKGDFGTQKEAAWAISNLTISGRKDQYGCGVYVWVCVGGVPG from the exons AACAAACGAGACGAACATCTACTGAAGAAGAGAAATGTCCCGCAGGAGGAGAGTCTGGAGGACTCTGATGTCGACTCAGACTTCAAAGGA CAAAATGTTACGCTTGATGCCATCCTACAG AATGCTACGAGTGATAACGCCGTAATCCAGCTCAGTGCTGTACAGGCAGCCAG AAAACTGCTTTCGAGTGACAGAAACCCTCCGATCGACGACTTGATAAAGTCTGGCATCCTGCCTATTTTAGTCAATTGCCTGGAAAGGGACGACAA CCCCTCTCTTCAGTTCGAGGCAGCTTGGGCTCTGACCAACATTGCCTCTGGGACGTCAGCACAGACTCAGGCTGTGGTTAAATCCA atGCAGTGCCACTGTTCCTGCGACTGCTGCACTCTCCCCATCAGAACGTCTGTGAACAGGCTGTATGGGCTTTGGGAAACATTATAG GTGATGGTCCACAGTGCAGGGACTATGTCATCTCCCTGGGCGTGGTCAAGCCACTGCTGTCTTTCATAAACCCATCGATCCCCATCACCTTCCTCCGTAATGTCACCTGGGTCATCGTTAACCTCTGCCGCAACAAGGATCCACCACCGCCCATGGAGACTGTGCAAGAG ATATTGCCAGCCCTCTGTGTGCTAATATATCACACCGATATAAAT atccTAGTAGACACAGTGTGGGCTCTGTCATATCTGACGGACGGCGGCAACGAGCAGATTCAAATGGTCATTGATTCTGGAGTCGTTCCATTTCTTGTGCCTCTCCTCAGCCACCAGGAGGTCAAAGTTCAG ACAGCGGCTCTGAGGGCAGTGGGTAACATCGTGACAGGGACAGATGAGCAGACACAGGTCGTGCTCAACTGTGATGTCCTCTCACACTTCCCCAACCTGCTCACACACCCTAAAGAGAAGATCAACAAG GAAGCAGTCTGGTTCCTGTCCAACATTACAGCTGGGAATCAGCAGCAGGTCCAAGCTGTGATCGACGCTGGACTCATTCCAATGATTATTCACCAACTGGCTAAG ggcgACTTTGGCACTCAGAAGGAGGCAGCATGGGCCATCAGCAACCTCACCATCAGTGGGAGAAAAGACCAG TATGGatgtggtgtgtatgtgtgggtttgtgtagGTGGAGTTCCTGGTTGA